The Daucus carota subsp. sativus chromosome 2, DH1 v3.0, whole genome shotgun sequence genome includes a window with the following:
- the LOC108206189 gene encoding uncharacterized protein LOC108206189 yields MPPQLHPTAATSTAITVHRAAAKPRQPPPENTTSPKLTTSLYQTEIGLFALTWSKNVMSRSLHVHYTSHDVVSDQSFPSFTLHLKPFLFWKKHGSRKLAVSPSPHAKNPRIFYDFSNAKFGSRPEPESGFYIAVVLDGDMILLIGDSPKQAYSRTKSSSSSSTSNPNPNPNQSMILKREHVRGAHRVYATKATFGDKTRNILVDCRLVNNKSSLILTIDNKRVLRIKHLEWKFRGNERIQVDGIQIQVSWDVHDWLFDEKDKDDGHALFMFKFEKLGFSDDDDDSSSLWSQQRQSCGIGYEARKLKKGVLTSSTSSCSSSSLSSASSNSVMEWESIEENQLKLPSGFSLLLYAWKN; encoded by the coding sequence ATGCCACCACAACTCCACCCCACCGCCGCCACAAGCACGGCGATCACCGTCCATCGCGCGGCGGCGAAGCCACGGCAACCACCGCCGGAAAACACGACGAGTCCTAAACTCACCACATCTCTTTACCAAACCGAAATAGGCCTGTTTGCTCTTACATGGTCCAAGAATGTGATGAGCCGCTCCCTCCACGTGCACTACACCTCCCACGACGTCGTTTCGGACCAGAGCTTTCCTTCTTTCACCCTCCACCTCAAACCTTTCCTTTTCTGGAAAAAACACGGATCGAGAAAACTAGCCGTTTCCCCCAGCCCTCACGCGAAAAACCCTCGCATTTTCTACGACTTCTCGAACGCCAAGTTCGGGTCAAGACCCGAACCCGAGTCCGGATTCTACATCGCCGTCGTCTTAGACGGAGATATGATCCTCCTCATCGGAGACTCCCCGAAACAAGCCTACTCGAGAACCAAatcatcgtcatcatcatcaacatcaaaccctaaccctaaccctaatcaaTCGATGATTCTGAAGAGAGAGCACGTGCGTGGCGCACACAGAGTATACGCAACCAAAGCCACATTCGGCGACAAAACACGCAACATTCTCGTCGATTGCAGACTGGTCAATAACAAAAGCAGCCTCATTCTCACCATAGACAACAAACGCGTGCTCCGAATTAAACATTTAGAATGGAAGTTTCGCGGAAACGAGAGAATCCAAGTCGACGGAATTCAAATACAAGTCTCGTGGGACGTTCACGACTGGCTATTCGATGAGAAAGACAAAGACGACGGCCACGCATTATTCATGTTCAAATTCGAGAAGCTCGGATTTTCCGACGACGATGATGATTCGAGTAGTTTATGGTCGCAGCAACGGCAGTCGTGCGGGATTGGATATGAAGCGAGGAAGTTGAAGAAGGGAGTGCTGACGAGCTCAACGAGTAGCTGTTCGTCTTCTTCGTTGTCGTCGGCTTCTTCGAATTCTGTTATGGAGTGGGAGAGTATTGAAGAGAATCAGCTTAAGCTTCCTTCTGGGTTTTCGCTATTGCTCTATGCTTGGAAGAATTGA